The DNA window GCTTTCCCGGTGGCCTCGCGCGCAGCACATAGGCGTCATCACCGCTGCGGATCTGATAGGTGGGGTTGGACTGCCCGTCGGGGAATTTTGTGATCGTGTCCAGACGACCGAAACCGGCGACGTGCTGTTGCAGGCATCGTTCCAGTGCGGCGTGGTCAAACTCGTGCATCCGGAATTCCCTCTGGCGCCCATGGACATCTGCGCGTGATCTAAGCAAGTCTGGCGGCGCGGGGAAAGCCCTGAAAACCGGCGCGGGAGGAAATGCCATGGATATGAACTTCAGCATGCGGCCGGAAATGCGTGATCTGCTGGCCCGCGTGGCCGCGATGATCCGCGACGAGGTGATGCCGCTGGAGGCAGAATACCACGCAGAGGTCGGTAAGGGAGACCGCTGGGCCTATACCGACCGGCAGGCGGAGATTCTGCAGGGGCTGAAAGCAAAGGCGAAGGCGGCGGGCCTGTGGAACTTCTGGCTGACGGACAGCGACCGCGGGTTCGGGCTCAGCACGGTCGAATATGCGTATTTTGCCGAAGAGATGGGGAAAACGCCGCTGGGGGCAGAGGTTTTTAACTGCTCGGCCCCGGATACCGGCAATATGGAAGTCTTTGAGCGCTACGGGACGGAGGCGATGAAAAAGCAGTGGCTGGCTCCGCTGCTGGAAGGGGAGATCCGCTCGGCCTATCTGATGACGGAGCCTGATGTGGCAAGCTCGGATGCCACCAATATCGCCATGTCCTGCGTGCAGGACGGGGACGGTTATGTGCTCAACGGCGAAAAATACTGGGCCAGTGGTGCAGGGGATCCGCGTTGCAGGGTCTATATCGTCATGGTGCGGACCGGCGATGATGATGCGCCAAAACATCAGCGCCATTCGATGATCGTGGTCGATGCGGAAACGCCCGGCATCGACGTGCTGCGCCCGATGATGGTCTTTGGCCATGACGACGCGCCGCACGGGCATATGCACCTGCGCTTTACCGACGTGCGGGTGCCTGCGGAAAATATGCTGCTCGGCGAAGGACGTGGTTTCGAAATTGCTCAGGGGCGGCTCGGACCGGGGCGCATTCATCACTGCATGCGCTCGGTGGGACAGGCCGAGGCGGCGCTGGAGCTGATGTGCCGCCGGTCGCTGCAAAAAGAGGCCTTTGGTAAGCCGCTGGCGCAGCTGGGGGCGAATTTCGACCTGATCGCGGAATGCCGCATGGAGATCGAGATGGCGCGGATGCTGTGCCTGAAAGCAGCCTGGATGATGGATCAGGGCGATGCGCGCGCCGCGGCGCCCTGGATCAGCCAGATCAAGGTTGTCGCCCCCCGCATGGCGCTCAAAGTCATTGACGAGGCG is part of the Roseobacter ponti genome and encodes:
- a CDS encoding acyl-CoA dehydrogenase family protein is translated as MDMNFSMRPEMRDLLARVAAMIRDEVMPLEAEYHAEVGKGDRWAYTDRQAEILQGLKAKAKAAGLWNFWLTDSDRGFGLSTVEYAYFAEEMGKTPLGAEVFNCSAPDTGNMEVFERYGTEAMKKQWLAPLLEGEIRSAYLMTEPDVASSDATNIAMSCVQDGDGYVLNGEKYWASGAGDPRCRVYIVMVRTGDDDAPKHQRHSMIVVDAETPGIDVLRPMMVFGHDDAPHGHMHLRFTDVRVPAENMLLGEGRGFEIAQGRLGPGRIHHCMRSVGQAEAALELMCRRSLQKEAFGKPLAQLGANFDLIAECRMEIEMARMLCLKAAWMMDQGDARAAAPWISQIKVVAPRMALKVIDEAMQMHGGTGISQDTPLAMAWTWQRALRFADGPDAVHRRQVARAELRRYTQEKI